The Muntiacus reevesi chromosome 7, mMunRee1.1, whole genome shotgun sequence genome includes a region encoding these proteins:
- the PPP1R36 gene encoding protein phosphatase 1 regulatory subunit 36 isoform X4, whose amino-acid sequence MMEQLGLRLGMWYWKDETKTLEFRSFTPAVELKERGKKGKAVHFVEIDGPASDRLTDKRFALRDDKSPRGLEKRSQQGNVTLHDAKFVALLLLQDTEMPRICSFTTFMRNKNLDNFLMALLYYLYYYLEKISQEKKPKSYMVGLVEKKEMEMIISKLEAAQKYLAQKYCVLVLGLGMPDKHHMSCGKGKISDTQKDWKFFESFYTFCTYVAWIVFRRQHFTEIEEEIGRLFRSNMFNIPRRKREDEESGGEKKRMTFVQFRRMMAKRPAIKKAIHMRSPVMSTLLPSLREKAQNVSEKKYRQIGTKFPAQMQEPRETLDSLHMPIVGILGEPRCQFNPHTLIPLDPEESMKSGKSSSLIERNNVRIQDTLDLVMRTLSSQTTFPK is encoded by the exons ATGATGGAG CAATTGGGATTGCGATTAGGTATGTGGTACTGGAAGGATGAAACCAAAACACTTGAATTCAGAAG TTTTACACCTGCAGTAGAActcaaggaaagaggaaagaaaggcaaagcagTTCACTTTGTTGAAATTGATGGTCCAGCTTCAGACAG GTTGACAGATAAACGGTTTGCTCTAAGAGATGATAAGTCTCCCAGAGGCTTGGAGAAACGGAGTCAGCAGGGCAACGTTACACTCCACGATGCTAAAT TTGTGGCTTTGCTTTTACTACAAGATACTGAGATGCCGCGTATCTGTTCCTTTACAACATTTATGAG GAATAAGAATCTTGACAATTTCCTTATGGCATTGTTGTACTACTTATATTATTACTTGGAAAAAATCTCACAGGAAAAGAAACCCAAAAGCTATATGGT aggccttgtagagaaaaaagaaatggaaatgattATCAGTAAGTTAGAAGCAGCACAGAAATACTTGGCACAGAAGTACTGTGTCCTCGTCCTGGGCTTGGGAATGCCTGATAAGCATCACATGAGCTGCGGAAA GGGGAAAATATCAGATACACAAAAAGACTGGAAATTCTTTGAG TCCTTTTATACATTCTGTACATACGTAGCCTGGATTGTCTTCCGACGTCAACACTTCACAGAGATTGAGGAAGAAATAGGAAGGCTCTTTCGTTCCAACATGTTCAACATTCCTCGAAGGAAGCGTGAGGATGAAGAGTCAGGAGGGGAAAAGAAGCGCATGACTTTTgtacaattcag GAGAATGATGGCAAAACGCCCAGCGATTAAAAAAGCCATTCACATGCGCTctccagtcatgtccactctGCTGCCCTCTCTCAGAGAAAAAGCTCAGAATGTCTCTGAGAAAAAGTACCGTCAAATAGGCACGAAATTCCCAGCCCAGATGCAAGAGCCCAGGGAAACTCTGGACTCTTTGCACATGCCAAT AGTTGGCATCTTGGGGGAGCCTCGATGTCAGTTCAACCCCCATACCCTTATCCCCCTTGATCCAGAAGAAAGCATGAAGTCTGGGAAATCGTCTTCCCTGATAGAAAGAAATAACGTGAGGATTCAGGATACACTGGACTTAGTCATGAGAACACTGTCCTCTCAAACAACATTCCCTAAATAA
- the PPP1R36 gene encoding protein phosphatase 1 regulatory subunit 36 isoform X1, with protein sequence MSSVPEFYSRRRRWDSHSARSDVVVPHVNTWIKCGCASDSLQDTQYVSALSFTPAVELKERGKKGKAVHFVEIDGPASDRLTDKRFALRDDKSPRGLEKRSQQGNVTLHDAKFVALLLLQDTEMPRICSFTTFMRNKNLDNFLMALLYYLYYYLEKISQEKKPKSYMVGLVEKKEMEMIISKLEAAQKYLAQKYCVLVLGLGMPDKHHMSCGKGKISDTQKDWKFFESFYTFCTYVAWIVFRRQHFTEIEEEIGRLFRSNMFNIPRRKREDEESGGEKKRMTFVQFRRMMAKRPAIKKAIHMRSPVMSTLLPSLREKAQNVSEKKYRQIGTKFPAQMQEPRETLDSLHMPIVGILGEPRCQFNPHTLIPLDPEESMKSGKSSSLIERNNVRIQDTLDLVMRTLSSQTTFPK encoded by the exons ATGAGCAGTGTCCCGGAGTTTTATTCGAGGCGGCGGCGGTGGGACTCTCACTCTGCCCGGTCGGAT GTGGTGGTTCCACATGTGAATACATGGATTAAGTGTGGCTGTGCCTCCGATTCTCTCCAGGACACACAATACGTATCAGCCCTAAG TTTTACACCTGCAGTAGAActcaaggaaagaggaaagaaaggcaaagcagTTCACTTTGTTGAAATTGATGGTCCAGCTTCAGACAG GTTGACAGATAAACGGTTTGCTCTAAGAGATGATAAGTCTCCCAGAGGCTTGGAGAAACGGAGTCAGCAGGGCAACGTTACACTCCACGATGCTAAAT TTGTGGCTTTGCTTTTACTACAAGATACTGAGATGCCGCGTATCTGTTCCTTTACAACATTTATGAG GAATAAGAATCTTGACAATTTCCTTATGGCATTGTTGTACTACTTATATTATTACTTGGAAAAAATCTCACAGGAAAAGAAACCCAAAAGCTATATGGT aggccttgtagagaaaaaagaaatggaaatgattATCAGTAAGTTAGAAGCAGCACAGAAATACTTGGCACAGAAGTACTGTGTCCTCGTCCTGGGCTTGGGAATGCCTGATAAGCATCACATGAGCTGCGGAAA GGGGAAAATATCAGATACACAAAAAGACTGGAAATTCTTTGAG TCCTTTTATACATTCTGTACATACGTAGCCTGGATTGTCTTCCGACGTCAACACTTCACAGAGATTGAGGAAGAAATAGGAAGGCTCTTTCGTTCCAACATGTTCAACATTCCTCGAAGGAAGCGTGAGGATGAAGAGTCAGGAGGGGAAAAGAAGCGCATGACTTTTgtacaattcag GAGAATGATGGCAAAACGCCCAGCGATTAAAAAAGCCATTCACATGCGCTctccagtcatgtccactctGCTGCCCTCTCTCAGAGAAAAAGCTCAGAATGTCTCTGAGAAAAAGTACCGTCAAATAGGCACGAAATTCCCAGCCCAGATGCAAGAGCCCAGGGAAACTCTGGACTCTTTGCACATGCCAAT AGTTGGCATCTTGGGGGAGCCTCGATGTCAGTTCAACCCCCATACCCTTATCCCCCTTGATCCAGAAGAAAGCATGAAGTCTGGGAAATCGTCTTCCCTGATAGAAAGAAATAACGTGAGGATTCAGGATACACTGGACTTAGTCATGAGAACACTGTCCTCTCAAACAACATTCCCTAAATAA
- the PPP1R36 gene encoding protein phosphatase 1 regulatory subunit 36 isoform X7: MSSVPEFYSRRRRWDSHSARSDVVVPHVNTWIKCGCASDSLQDTQYVSALSFTPAVELKERGKKGKAVHFVEIDGPASDRLTDKRFALRDDKSPRGLEKRSQQGNVTLHDAKFVALLLLQDTEMPRICSFTTFMRNKNLDNFLMALLYYLYYYLEKISQEKKPKSYMVGLVEKKEMEMIISKLEAAQKYLAQKYCVLVLGLGMPDKHHMSCGKGKISDTQKDWKFFESFYTFCTYVAWIVFRRQHFTEIEEEIGRLFRSNMFNIPRRKREDEESGGEKKRMTFVQFRVGILGEPRCQFNPHTLIPLDPEESMKSGKSSSLIERNNVRIQDTLDLVMRTLSSQTTFPK, encoded by the exons ATGAGCAGTGTCCCGGAGTTTTATTCGAGGCGGCGGCGGTGGGACTCTCACTCTGCCCGGTCGGAT GTGGTGGTTCCACATGTGAATACATGGATTAAGTGTGGCTGTGCCTCCGATTCTCTCCAGGACACACAATACGTATCAGCCCTAAG TTTTACACCTGCAGTAGAActcaaggaaagaggaaagaaaggcaaagcagTTCACTTTGTTGAAATTGATGGTCCAGCTTCAGACAG GTTGACAGATAAACGGTTTGCTCTAAGAGATGATAAGTCTCCCAGAGGCTTGGAGAAACGGAGTCAGCAGGGCAACGTTACACTCCACGATGCTAAAT TTGTGGCTTTGCTTTTACTACAAGATACTGAGATGCCGCGTATCTGTTCCTTTACAACATTTATGAG GAATAAGAATCTTGACAATTTCCTTATGGCATTGTTGTACTACTTATATTATTACTTGGAAAAAATCTCACAGGAAAAGAAACCCAAAAGCTATATGGT aggccttgtagagaaaaaagaaatggaaatgattATCAGTAAGTTAGAAGCAGCACAGAAATACTTGGCACAGAAGTACTGTGTCCTCGTCCTGGGCTTGGGAATGCCTGATAAGCATCACATGAGCTGCGGAAA GGGGAAAATATCAGATACACAAAAAGACTGGAAATTCTTTGAG TCCTTTTATACATTCTGTACATACGTAGCCTGGATTGTCTTCCGACGTCAACACTTCACAGAGATTGAGGAAGAAATAGGAAGGCTCTTTCGTTCCAACATGTTCAACATTCCTCGAAGGAAGCGTGAGGATGAAGAGTCAGGAGGGGAAAAGAAGCGCATGACTTTTgtacaattcag AGTTGGCATCTTGGGGGAGCCTCGATGTCAGTTCAACCCCCATACCCTTATCCCCCTTGATCCAGAAGAAAGCATGAAGTCTGGGAAATCGTCTTCCCTGATAGAAAGAAATAACGTGAGGATTCAGGATACACTGGACTTAGTCATGAGAACACTGTCCTCTCAAACAACATTCCCTAAATAA
- the PPP1R36 gene encoding protein phosphatase 1 regulatory subunit 36 isoform X3 has product MMEVVVPHVNTWIKCGCASDSLQDTQYVSALSFTPAVELKERGKKGKAVHFVEIDGPASDRLTDKRFALRDDKSPRGLEKRSQQGNVTLHDAKFVALLLLQDTEMPRICSFTTFMRNKNLDNFLMALLYYLYYYLEKISQEKKPKSYMVGLVEKKEMEMIISKLEAAQKYLAQKYCVLVLGLGMPDKHHMSCGKGKISDTQKDWKFFESFYTFCTYVAWIVFRRQHFTEIEEEIGRLFRSNMFNIPRRKREDEESGGEKKRMTFVQFRRMMAKRPAIKKAIHMRSPVMSTLLPSLREKAQNVSEKKYRQIGTKFPAQMQEPRETLDSLHMPIVGILGEPRCQFNPHTLIPLDPEESMKSGKSSSLIERNNVRIQDTLDLVMRTLSSQTTFPK; this is encoded by the exons ATGATGGAG GTGGTGGTTCCACATGTGAATACATGGATTAAGTGTGGCTGTGCCTCCGATTCTCTCCAGGACACACAATACGTATCAGCCCTAAG TTTTACACCTGCAGTAGAActcaaggaaagaggaaagaaaggcaaagcagTTCACTTTGTTGAAATTGATGGTCCAGCTTCAGACAG GTTGACAGATAAACGGTTTGCTCTAAGAGATGATAAGTCTCCCAGAGGCTTGGAGAAACGGAGTCAGCAGGGCAACGTTACACTCCACGATGCTAAAT TTGTGGCTTTGCTTTTACTACAAGATACTGAGATGCCGCGTATCTGTTCCTTTACAACATTTATGAG GAATAAGAATCTTGACAATTTCCTTATGGCATTGTTGTACTACTTATATTATTACTTGGAAAAAATCTCACAGGAAAAGAAACCCAAAAGCTATATGGT aggccttgtagagaaaaaagaaatggaaatgattATCAGTAAGTTAGAAGCAGCACAGAAATACTTGGCACAGAAGTACTGTGTCCTCGTCCTGGGCTTGGGAATGCCTGATAAGCATCACATGAGCTGCGGAAA GGGGAAAATATCAGATACACAAAAAGACTGGAAATTCTTTGAG TCCTTTTATACATTCTGTACATACGTAGCCTGGATTGTCTTCCGACGTCAACACTTCACAGAGATTGAGGAAGAAATAGGAAGGCTCTTTCGTTCCAACATGTTCAACATTCCTCGAAGGAAGCGTGAGGATGAAGAGTCAGGAGGGGAAAAGAAGCGCATGACTTTTgtacaattcag GAGAATGATGGCAAAACGCCCAGCGATTAAAAAAGCCATTCACATGCGCTctccagtcatgtccactctGCTGCCCTCTCTCAGAGAAAAAGCTCAGAATGTCTCTGAGAAAAAGTACCGTCAAATAGGCACGAAATTCCCAGCCCAGATGCAAGAGCCCAGGGAAACTCTGGACTCTTTGCACATGCCAAT AGTTGGCATCTTGGGGGAGCCTCGATGTCAGTTCAACCCCCATACCCTTATCCCCCTTGATCCAGAAGAAAGCATGAAGTCTGGGAAATCGTCTTCCCTGATAGAAAGAAATAACGTGAGGATTCAGGATACACTGGACTTAGTCATGAGAACACTGTCCTCTCAAACAACATTCCCTAAATAA
- the PPP1R36 gene encoding protein phosphatase 1 regulatory subunit 36 isoform X5, which yields MSSVPEFYSRRRRWDSHSARSDVVVPHVNTWIKCGCASDSLQDTQYVSALSFTPAVELKERGKKGKAVHFVEIDGPASDRLTDKRFALRDDKSPRGLEKRSQQGNVTLHDAKFVALLLLQDTEMPRICSFTTFMRGLVEKKEMEMIISKLEAAQKYLAQKYCVLVLGLGMPDKHHMSCGKGKISDTQKDWKFFESFYTFCTYVAWIVFRRQHFTEIEEEIGRLFRSNMFNIPRRKREDEESGGEKKRMTFVQFRRMMAKRPAIKKAIHMRSPVMSTLLPSLREKAQNVSEKKYRQIGTKFPAQMQEPRETLDSLHMPIVGILGEPRCQFNPHTLIPLDPEESMKSGKSSSLIERNNVRIQDTLDLVMRTLSSQTTFPK from the exons ATGAGCAGTGTCCCGGAGTTTTATTCGAGGCGGCGGCGGTGGGACTCTCACTCTGCCCGGTCGGAT GTGGTGGTTCCACATGTGAATACATGGATTAAGTGTGGCTGTGCCTCCGATTCTCTCCAGGACACACAATACGTATCAGCCCTAAG TTTTACACCTGCAGTAGAActcaaggaaagaggaaagaaaggcaaagcagTTCACTTTGTTGAAATTGATGGTCCAGCTTCAGACAG GTTGACAGATAAACGGTTTGCTCTAAGAGATGATAAGTCTCCCAGAGGCTTGGAGAAACGGAGTCAGCAGGGCAACGTTACACTCCACGATGCTAAAT TTGTGGCTTTGCTTTTACTACAAGATACTGAGATGCCGCGTATCTGTTCCTTTACAACATTTATGAG aggccttgtagagaaaaaagaaatggaaatgattATCAGTAAGTTAGAAGCAGCACAGAAATACTTGGCACAGAAGTACTGTGTCCTCGTCCTGGGCTTGGGAATGCCTGATAAGCATCACATGAGCTGCGGAAA GGGGAAAATATCAGATACACAAAAAGACTGGAAATTCTTTGAG TCCTTTTATACATTCTGTACATACGTAGCCTGGATTGTCTTCCGACGTCAACACTTCACAGAGATTGAGGAAGAAATAGGAAGGCTCTTTCGTTCCAACATGTTCAACATTCCTCGAAGGAAGCGTGAGGATGAAGAGTCAGGAGGGGAAAAGAAGCGCATGACTTTTgtacaattcag GAGAATGATGGCAAAACGCCCAGCGATTAAAAAAGCCATTCACATGCGCTctccagtcatgtccactctGCTGCCCTCTCTCAGAGAAAAAGCTCAGAATGTCTCTGAGAAAAAGTACCGTCAAATAGGCACGAAATTCCCAGCCCAGATGCAAGAGCCCAGGGAAACTCTGGACTCTTTGCACATGCCAAT AGTTGGCATCTTGGGGGAGCCTCGATGTCAGTTCAACCCCCATACCCTTATCCCCCTTGATCCAGAAGAAAGCATGAAGTCTGGGAAATCGTCTTCCCTGATAGAAAGAAATAACGTGAGGATTCAGGATACACTGGACTTAGTCATGAGAACACTGTCCTCTCAAACAACATTCCCTAAATAA
- the PPP1R36 gene encoding protein phosphatase 1 regulatory subunit 36 isoform X6: protein MSSVPEFYSRRRRWDSHSARSDQLGLRLGMWYWKDETKTLEFRRLTDKRFALRDDKSPRGLEKRSQQGNVTLHDAKFVALLLLQDTEMPRICSFTTFMRNKNLDNFLMALLYYLYYYLEKISQEKKPKSYMVGLVEKKEMEMIISKLEAAQKYLAQKYCVLVLGLGMPDKHHMSCGKGKISDTQKDWKFFESFYTFCTYVAWIVFRRQHFTEIEEEIGRLFRSNMFNIPRRKREDEESGGEKKRMTFVQFRRMMAKRPAIKKAIHMRSPVMSTLLPSLREKAQNVSEKKYRQIGTKFPAQMQEPRETLDSLHMPIVGILGEPRCQFNPHTLIPLDPEESMKSGKSSSLIERNNVRIQDTLDLVMRTLSSQTTFPK, encoded by the exons ATGAGCAGTGTCCCGGAGTTTTATTCGAGGCGGCGGCGGTGGGACTCTCACTCTGCCCGGTCGGAT CAATTGGGATTGCGATTAGGTATGTGGTACTGGAAGGATGAAACCAAAACACTTGAATTCAGAAG GTTGACAGATAAACGGTTTGCTCTAAGAGATGATAAGTCTCCCAGAGGCTTGGAGAAACGGAGTCAGCAGGGCAACGTTACACTCCACGATGCTAAAT TTGTGGCTTTGCTTTTACTACAAGATACTGAGATGCCGCGTATCTGTTCCTTTACAACATTTATGAG GAATAAGAATCTTGACAATTTCCTTATGGCATTGTTGTACTACTTATATTATTACTTGGAAAAAATCTCACAGGAAAAGAAACCCAAAAGCTATATGGT aggccttgtagagaaaaaagaaatggaaatgattATCAGTAAGTTAGAAGCAGCACAGAAATACTTGGCACAGAAGTACTGTGTCCTCGTCCTGGGCTTGGGAATGCCTGATAAGCATCACATGAGCTGCGGAAA GGGGAAAATATCAGATACACAAAAAGACTGGAAATTCTTTGAG TCCTTTTATACATTCTGTACATACGTAGCCTGGATTGTCTTCCGACGTCAACACTTCACAGAGATTGAGGAAGAAATAGGAAGGCTCTTTCGTTCCAACATGTTCAACATTCCTCGAAGGAAGCGTGAGGATGAAGAGTCAGGAGGGGAAAAGAAGCGCATGACTTTTgtacaattcag GAGAATGATGGCAAAACGCCCAGCGATTAAAAAAGCCATTCACATGCGCTctccagtcatgtccactctGCTGCCCTCTCTCAGAGAAAAAGCTCAGAATGTCTCTGAGAAAAAGTACCGTCAAATAGGCACGAAATTCCCAGCCCAGATGCAAGAGCCCAGGGAAACTCTGGACTCTTTGCACATGCCAAT AGTTGGCATCTTGGGGGAGCCTCGATGTCAGTTCAACCCCCATACCCTTATCCCCCTTGATCCAGAAGAAAGCATGAAGTCTGGGAAATCGTCTTCCCTGATAGAAAGAAATAACGTGAGGATTCAGGATACACTGGACTTAGTCATGAGAACACTGTCCTCTCAAACAACATTCCCTAAATAA
- the PPP1R36 gene encoding protein phosphatase 1 regulatory subunit 36 isoform X2 codes for MSSVPEFYSRRRRWDSHSARSDQLGLRLGMWYWKDETKTLEFRSFTPAVELKERGKKGKAVHFVEIDGPASDRLTDKRFALRDDKSPRGLEKRSQQGNVTLHDAKFVALLLLQDTEMPRICSFTTFMRNKNLDNFLMALLYYLYYYLEKISQEKKPKSYMVGLVEKKEMEMIISKLEAAQKYLAQKYCVLVLGLGMPDKHHMSCGKGKISDTQKDWKFFESFYTFCTYVAWIVFRRQHFTEIEEEIGRLFRSNMFNIPRRKREDEESGGEKKRMTFVQFRRMMAKRPAIKKAIHMRSPVMSTLLPSLREKAQNVSEKKYRQIGTKFPAQMQEPRETLDSLHMPIVGILGEPRCQFNPHTLIPLDPEESMKSGKSSSLIERNNVRIQDTLDLVMRTLSSQTTFPK; via the exons ATGAGCAGTGTCCCGGAGTTTTATTCGAGGCGGCGGCGGTGGGACTCTCACTCTGCCCGGTCGGAT CAATTGGGATTGCGATTAGGTATGTGGTACTGGAAGGATGAAACCAAAACACTTGAATTCAGAAG TTTTACACCTGCAGTAGAActcaaggaaagaggaaagaaaggcaaagcagTTCACTTTGTTGAAATTGATGGTCCAGCTTCAGACAG GTTGACAGATAAACGGTTTGCTCTAAGAGATGATAAGTCTCCCAGAGGCTTGGAGAAACGGAGTCAGCAGGGCAACGTTACACTCCACGATGCTAAAT TTGTGGCTTTGCTTTTACTACAAGATACTGAGATGCCGCGTATCTGTTCCTTTACAACATTTATGAG GAATAAGAATCTTGACAATTTCCTTATGGCATTGTTGTACTACTTATATTATTACTTGGAAAAAATCTCACAGGAAAAGAAACCCAAAAGCTATATGGT aggccttgtagagaaaaaagaaatggaaatgattATCAGTAAGTTAGAAGCAGCACAGAAATACTTGGCACAGAAGTACTGTGTCCTCGTCCTGGGCTTGGGAATGCCTGATAAGCATCACATGAGCTGCGGAAA GGGGAAAATATCAGATACACAAAAAGACTGGAAATTCTTTGAG TCCTTTTATACATTCTGTACATACGTAGCCTGGATTGTCTTCCGACGTCAACACTTCACAGAGATTGAGGAAGAAATAGGAAGGCTCTTTCGTTCCAACATGTTCAACATTCCTCGAAGGAAGCGTGAGGATGAAGAGTCAGGAGGGGAAAAGAAGCGCATGACTTTTgtacaattcag GAGAATGATGGCAAAACGCCCAGCGATTAAAAAAGCCATTCACATGCGCTctccagtcatgtccactctGCTGCCCTCTCTCAGAGAAAAAGCTCAGAATGTCTCTGAGAAAAAGTACCGTCAAATAGGCACGAAATTCCCAGCCCAGATGCAAGAGCCCAGGGAAACTCTGGACTCTTTGCACATGCCAAT AGTTGGCATCTTGGGGGAGCCTCGATGTCAGTTCAACCCCCATACCCTTATCCCCCTTGATCCAGAAGAAAGCATGAAGTCTGGGAAATCGTCTTCCCTGATAGAAAGAAATAACGTGAGGATTCAGGATACACTGGACTTAGTCATGAGAACACTGTCCTCTCAAACAACATTCCCTAAATAA